The DNA sequence AGACAATTTTGCCATCACTTAAACAATCCCCATCGCCGCCAATGCCGCGCGTTGCACTTCGTTTAACTGCAAAACCGGCGTTTTTCCGCCCCCGTTGGGCAATTCCACCACATAATTCGGCAAAGCAATGCCCGAAACAAGCGCACGCAAATCTTGATATAAGGCGATGCCTTCGTCAAGGCTTAAGCGAAAATGCGAGGTACCGCGCGCCATGTCCAAATGATGCAAATAATAAGGACGGATGCGGCGCACTAATAAGGCATCGGTCAGCGATTTTAATATTTCTACGGAATCATTCACGCCTTTCAGCAGCACCGACTGCGACAGCAATAAGGCTTCATGTTGCAAGCGAGCAATGACCGCATCTGCCGCCGCAGTGAATTCCGCCGCATGATTGACATGAATCACAAAGGCTAATTGCTTGCCGCTATCGCGCAGTACCTGCAAATAATCTTCGCGCACATCATCAGGAGCAACCACCGGTACGCGTGTATGAAGTCGAATCCGCTGCACATGCCCTATCTCACGCAAAGGCAATAAAAAAGCGGCAAGGCGTGGCGCGGATAAGGTCATGGGATCGCCGCCGCTTAAAATCACTTCTTCAATCTGCGGATGTGCGGCAATATAGGCTAAGGCGGCTTGGATATCGACAGTTTGCGGATGCTCTCCTTTGCGCCCGATATGTTCTTTGCGAAAACAAAATCGGCAATATACGGCACAGGTCGGTGCGATTTTCCATAAGACGCGGTTGTGATAGCGA is a window from the Suttonella indologenes genome containing:
- a CDS encoding KamA family radical SAM protein; the encoded protein is MKTETLLAHLPAQSRKALLKNYQFAMTDTMRQAFSQSEQGIGAQFIPDVRELNILPQELSDPIADDPFSPLPFLVHRYHNRVLWKIAPTCAVYCRFCFRKEHIGRKGEHPQTVDIQAALAYIAAHPQIEEVILSGGDPMTLSAPRLAAFLLPLREIGHVQRIRLHTRVPVVAPDDVREDYLQVLRDSGKQLAFVIHVNHAAEFTAAADAVIARLQHEALLLSQSVLLKGVNDSVEILKSLTDALLVRRIRPYYLHHLDMARGTSHFRLSLDEGIALYQDLRALVSGIALPNYVVELPNGGGKTPVLQLNEVQRAALAAMGIV